The sequence TACCTGCGAGCCCTGCCCCCCCctcgctcccccctccccaccgccGCCCCCCCCCACCCATGACCCCCCCCCGGGGGGTGCTGGACACCTCGGGGACCTTCCGGGTATATCGGGATCTTTTGGGGACCCCCCCTTACTGGGATCCCCCCGAATTAGTCCTGGCCACCCACGGCACCCCGGGACGGGTGGCGGGGACCCtggggggggctgtgggggggctgtgggggggcCGCTCTCGGTGGCTGTTTTTGGGGTACCCGAGGAGGGGTTGGGGGAGCTGTTGGCAGCTTTGGGGGGCCCTGCCGGGGCTTACGGGGTCGCTTGCGGTTACACGTGGTGGTGGGGGCGGCTGCGCGTCCCCCCGCCGTGCCCCCCAACCCCGGCCCCCAACCCCGGGGGATGTCGGGGGGCCCTACGACGTCTGGCGGTTGCTGACCCCCCCAGTTACACTTTGGGGGTGCCGTACCCTGGGAATCTGTTGCGTAACGTGGCCTGGGCGGGAGCGGTGGAGGAAAAGGGGGGCTCCTTCCGGAATGGGGGTCCCGGCCCCCCCAAAATGGAGGGGCGCTTCGTGCTGCTGTTGGACGCCGACGTGGTGCCCagccgggggctgcgggaggagTTCCTGAGGCTGCtgcgggcggggggggccgggctgggcccCCCAATATGGGGGGCTGGCGAGGGATTGGGGGACCCCCCGGTGAGGGGGGCTGCGGGAGTCTTGGGGGACTCCCCAGCTGGCGAGGGATTGGGGGACCCCCCGGTGAGGGGGCTGCGGGAGTCTTGGGGGACCCCCCAGCTGGTGAGGGATTGGGGGACCCCCCGGtgaggggggctgcaggagtcTTGGGGGACCCCCAGCTGGCGAGGGATTGGGGGACCCCGCGGTGAGGGGGGCTGCGGGAGTCTTGGGGGACCCCCCAGCTGGCGAGGGATTGGGGGACCCCCCGGTGAGGGGGCTGCGGGAGTCTTGGGGGACCCCCCAGGGCGGGGGGTTGCAGGACTCTTGGGGGACCCCAATGTCTTAGGGGTTCCAGGGGGCTTGGGGGACCCCAAAGCTTTGGGGGCTCGGGGGGCTTTGGGGACCCCCCGGCATGGAGGGCTCCTGATGGCCTCGGTGGCCTCAGGGTCCCCAGCGCCCTGGACCCCCCCGTGTCCCTGGTGTCCCCAATGACCCCAGGGTGCTCAACGCCCTGAAGGTCCCCGACAGGCTGGGTGTCCCCAGCGTCCCGGGTGTCCCCAGCGTCCCGGGTGTCCCCAATGTCCCGGGTGTCCCCAATGTCCAGGGTGTCCCCAACACCCTCAGCAATGTGGGTGTCTTTCATGGTCTGGAGGTCCCCAATGTCCCGAAGGTCCCCAACGCCTTCAGTGACCCAGGTGTCCCCAACGCCTTGGAGGTCCCCAAGGGCTTGGAGGTCCCCAAGGGCTTCCATGGCCCAGGTGTCCCCAACACCTTGGAGGTCCCCAAGGGCTTCCATGACCGAGGTGTCCCCAACGCTTTGGAGGTCCCCAAGGGTTTCCATGGCCCAGGTGTCCCCAGCGCCCTGGAGGTCCCCAAGGGCTTGGAGGTCCCCAAGGGTTTCCATGACCCAGGTGTCCCCAACGCCCTGGAGGTCCCCAAGGGCTTGGAGGTCCCAAGGGTTTCCATGGCCCAGGTGTCCCAACGCCCTGGAGGTCCCCAAGGGCTTGGAGGTCCCCAAGGGCTTCCATGACCCAGGTGTCCCCCATGCCCTGGAGGTCCCCAACGCCCTGGAGGTCCCAAGGGCTTGGAGGTCCCAAGGGCTTCCATGACCCAGGTGTCCCCCATGCCCTGGAGGTCCCCAACGCCCTGGAGGTCCCCAAGGGCTTGGAGGTCCCCAAGGGCTTCCATGACCCAGGTGTCCCCCATGCCCTGGAGGTCCCCAACGCCCTGGAGGTCCCCAAGGGCTTGGAGGTCCCCAAGGGCTTCCATGACCCAGGTGTCCCCAACGCCCTGAAGGTCCCCAACGCCCTGGAGGTCCCCAAGGGCTTCCATGACCCAGGTGTCCCCAATGCCCTGGAGGTCCCCAACGCCCTGGAGGACCGCAATGCCCCAGGTGCCACCACGCCATCCTGGGACCGGGTTGTGTTCGTGCTGCCGGCCTTCGAGGTCCGTGCAGGGACACGGGTGCCGGGGACGAAGGCGGAGCTTCTGCGACTGTGGGACACGGGGGACGCCCGGCCCTTCTATGGGGCGCTGTGCCCCCGGTGCCAAGCACCCACGGGCTACGGGCGCTGGTGGGCGCTGCCACCCGCCCCCCACCTGCGCGTGGCCTACGAAGCCCCGTGGCGTGACCCTTGGGAACCCTTCTACGTGGGGCCGGCCCACGGCGTGCCACCCTTCGATGAGCGCTTCCTCCAGTACGGCTTCAACCGCATCAGCCaggtgctgtggggcagggggcCGTGGGGTGGCCGTGGTGACCATAGGGTGACTGGGGGGGCTGAGGGTGCTGTAGGGTGGCCAGGGAGGCTGAGGGGGCTATAGGGTGGCCATGAGTGCTGTAGGGTGGCCATGGAGGCTGTGGGGTGGCCATGGAGGCTGAGGGGGCTATGGGGTGGCCATGAGTGCTGTGGGGTGGCCATGGAGGCTGTGGGTGCTGTGGCATGACCATAGGGTGGCCatgggggctgggggtgctATGGGGTGACCATGAGTGCTATGGGTTGGCCATGAGGGCTGGGGGTGCTATGGGGTGACCGTGAGTGCTATGGGTTGGCCATGAGGGCTGGGGGTGGCCATGGGGTTGTGGGTGCTGTGGGGTGACCATAGGGTGGCCATGGAGGCTGGGGGTGCTATGGGGTGACCATGAGTGCTATGGGTTGGCCATGAGGGCTGTGGGGTGGCCATGGGGGTTGTGGGTGCTGTGGGGTGACCATAGGGTGGCCATGAGGGCTGGGGGTGCTATGGGGTAGCCATGGTAACCATAGGGTGGCCATGGGG comes from Gymnogyps californianus isolate 813 unplaced genomic scaffold, ASM1813914v2 HiC_scaffold_317, whole genome shotgun sequence and encodes:
- the B4GAT1 gene encoding beta-1,4-glucuronyltransferase 1; translated protein: MEGRFVLLLDADVVPSRGLREEFLRLLRAGGAGLGPPIWGAGEGLGDPPGPQRPGPPRVPGVPNDPRVLNALKVPDRLGVPSVPGVPSVPGVPNVPGVPNVQGVPNTLSNVGVFHGLEVPNVPKVPNAFSDPGVPNALEVPKGLEVPKGFHGPGVPNTLEVPKGFHDRGVPNALEVPKGFHGPGVPSALEVPKGLEVPKGFHDPGVPHALEVPNALEVPKGLEVPKGFHDPGVPHALEVPNALEVPKGLEVPKGFHDPGVPNALKVPNALEVPKGFHDPGVPNALEVPNALEDRNAPGATTPSWDRVVFVLPAFEVRAGTRVPGTKAELLRLWDTGDARPFYGALCPRCQAPTGYGRWWALPPAPHLRVAYEAPWRDPWEPFYVGPAHGVPPFDERFLQYGFNRISQACELHVAGFRFAVLDGAFVVHRGFKEAGGFHGGREAELHRNRQLFRRFRAELRQRYPRSPRHC